The Zygotorulaspora mrakii chromosome 6, complete sequence genome includes the window CTCTGTCTGCGGAATCTTGAACAACGACCAGCTCAGTCTGTTGACCCCCGCGTGATCTATGCGGGTCTGGACAAACACCTTGTAGAACAGGTGGAGCATCAAACATATGAAGATAGTCATCGAGGCCACTTGCACTGCCAACCCCCCCACAAATATATTGTCCCCCACATCGGTGTTTGTGCCCGAAGTAGCAGCCGAACCACTCTGACCACCGCCGGCCGCCTGGATGACCAGCGATATGATGTCGCATGCTATGAAAATGTACGAGTACGCCATCGGAGACGGAAGCAGCGAGAACCGGTGGCCGTAGATCTCTATGAGCTTGGCTAGCTGGTAGTAGACACCACCCATCGTGAAGACGGGCGCGATGGTCAGACACACCATCTGCATCAAAAACGGATCGATCTTGAACACATTGTAGTGCGATATAACTCTTCCGACATACCCGATAACCTCCATGATTCCGGCGCACATAAACGCGATGGAAAACCAGTACTGTTTCCACCACACCATCGTGGTGTGGAATGCCAGCAGCAAAGACCAAATGACAAGCATTGCTATGTTGAACGCCAGGTTCGGCACCATGCCACTATACATCGACACCGGCGAAATCCCGTCTACAACGGGCCCCGTGCCATCTGAGCTGGAATCCGATCCAGAGTCTCTCGCGCTTAATAGCGCACCATAAGCAGCTTCTAACAACATGGCTGCCGACTACAAACTGCGAACTATGAACTGCTACCTGTAAAGACTAAGATCTAATAATGTCACACCCAACAACGACCTCACCTCAAGAGCCCTAAATTGCCCATGCCGCACACACACTCgcatatatatacatattcaaatatatatatatatatataaatatatatacatatacGTATGCACGTAAATATGTGTACCACCATAGTCATGCTTGAATATGCATATTCAACCATAATAGAGCGCACTGCGTTGAGCACATACTTAACCAGGACGGTTATAGTAGAAGACGTCCGCCGATctatttgattttatttttttttccattttttcatccaTTCTTAGATCGTGGATATCTAGCGAACTGGCCAATTAATCACTGCAGCCTGCGAGATAAAGGGTCAATATTCATGCTGGCGTCATAGAAAACAACGCATCGAAGTGCATACGTCGCCACGGGCTGAAGAGCTCAAACGGAAATACCGCCGTTTTCCGCTCAAATGCGCGCCCGTTTATTTTTGCTTAGAGTATTTTTCAGTTCCAAACTCCGTGCATCTCGTGTTCGGAGGGCCGGACAGTTCGGAAGGGGCGTAGCGGCCAGCGCAGATAACTGACTCCGCTTCCGTGCACCGCGGAGAGCGACGGTGGCTGCAAACACGCAGAGGCCACGGTGCCGGGTTGCGTGGAAGGCCGGAAATACGCAATGGGAGCGGAGGAGTATGCTGTGTTGCGTCATTCTGCACCCCTCTTACCCCTCCGCTCGCTATGCGCGACTCGTCCCTGCGCTTACATCTGTGGCAACGTGCTTTTTGTTGGGCCCTAACAACAGCCTGAAACCTCGGCGGCTACCTTTGGTGGGGACCCGGCGGGGTCTTAGTCTGGCGTTGCCCTCAACAGGCGCAACTGCGGCTTTGCGCTCACGTAGGACGGGGGGGGGGAATGGTGGCTTGGTTGATAGATCTTGTTCCGTTTGGGAGACCGGCCGAGCAGTTGGCCGGACAAGGCACCGGGTTGTCCGGATCTAGGATTTGCGAACATTCACGTGACACTGGTGGTCACGTGATCACCACGCGGGCACCGTTTTCCAGCGGTTCCCGGCTTTCGCGCTCGTGGAGGGCGATGTGGCGCCAAATGGTTAGAGCTGATCCAACGGAACCCAGGGGGGAGCTATGAAAGGGGCTGGAGATGTGGTCAGCGGTAGATGCTCATCGCGTTAAGTAAAGCCTCTAGTAGTACAGCCGATAATACAGAAGACAGGGAAACAATAGGCAAGGTGATAAGCGAGGGTTTGGGATGGTAGAAGAGGCCGGCAAAGATACAGGTGCTGGCAACAGCGGTGGGAGCGGGGTAAGCGCCGCTAGCGAGGCCCATGTTCCAAATGGCGCCCAGGTGTACGATAATCCATACGACGGCAGGAGTTATAATCTAAAGGCGTGGCTGTTTGATGTTGTTATTTTTATTCTGGACACTCTGttcaccatttttttcagagaaATAAAGGTCCGCGGTGGGCACAATGTCCCGCCAGTGGGCACACCGACTATACTGGTTTGCGCTCCGCATGCAAACCAGTTTATCGATCCATCGTTGGTTATGGTGACCACGAGAAAGCTCTCGCGGTACGACAAATCGCGACAGGTGTGTTTTGTGACAGCTGAGTCCAGTCTTAAGAAGAAGTTTGTGTCACTTTTCGGTGTTTCCACGGGCGCCATACCTGTGCCAAGAGCCCAGGATAACTTGCAGTTCGTTGATTCGCGTATTAAAATCTACTGCCCTGATTTCAACGATCCCACGCTGATCAAGGGAAAGTATGAATATGAGTCTGACGAGCTGGAGGGCTTCGACAAGTTGTTCAAGCCTAAATCTTTACTTGGTTTACCAAATTATCTTGGTAATGCTCAGATAGCTGAAATTATTGATGGTCGGACCCTCAGAATTGCAGCTCCCTTCAAgttcaaatcaaataaaaagatAAGAGCTCTATTGACGGAGGGAACGAATTTCAACTATGCTGCAAAGATCGACAATTCGAAGGTTTTCCAGAACGTTTTCAACCATTTGCATACAAAGGGCTGCGTAGGTATATTTCCCGAAGGGGGCTCTCACGATAGGCCATCGTTACTTCCAATAAAAGCGGGTGTCGCAATAATGGCTCTTGGCGCAACTGCAGCTGATCCGTCGATGAATGTTGCGGTTGTTCCATGTGGGTTACACTATTTTCACAGGGATAAATTCAGATCGAGGGCTGTATTGGAATACGGCGAACCGATAATCGTTGATGGTGAAATGGGTAAGCGGTACTCGCAAAATCCACGTGAAACTGTTTCTGATTTATTGCAAACTATAACGAAATCTCTCTACTCTGTGACTGAAAATGCTCCAGACTTTGAGACCTTGATGACCATTCAAGCTGCGAGAAGACTTTATCAACCTGTGAGAAGTAAAACGGCTTTATCATTGGTTGTAGAAGTCAATAGAAGATTATTATTTGGTTATTCTATATTTAAGGATGATCCAAGAGTTGTccatctgaaaaaaatggtttcTGCCTATAACAGTACTTTGGACTCACTAGGGCTAAAAGACCATCAGGTCGAAGAACTGAAAACCGAAACAAAAGATATTATAAGAGGTGTGTTCACATTAGTGTCAAGGATCGTAAGACTGTTTGTTTTCATAGCTCTCTCGCTCCCCGGATCTATACTTTTCACTCCCATTTTCATATCATGCCGCTGGTACGCTAGGAAGAAGGCTCAGGATggcttgaaaaaatcattggTCAAGATTAAGGGTACAGATTTACTTGCTACCTGGAAATTATTATTCGCTTTGGTATTCGCTCCCATCCTTTACATTACTTATTCTCTGCTTCTTGTATTCCTATATGTGAGAAACAATAGATGGATTATAAGGATGTGGGTTCCTTCAAACAACATATTCattcagtttttttatttctatgCTTTATTGGTTTTGACAACTTATTCAAGCTTGAAAACTGGCGAAATAGGTATGGATCTTTTTAAGTCATTACCACCACTCTTTATCACTCTAATTTATCCtggtaaaaaaataagtCAGTTGAAAAGTATGCGTAAGCAGTTGAGTGCAGAAGTAACTGGTGTTTGTACCGAATTGGGTCCGAAAGTTTTCCctaatttcaaaagcctTGTTAAAGATGAATACGAAAAAGAGGAAGCTAGCAAATCACACGATATAAATCCTGCCTTCAGATACACCCTATCCATGGCATCACAGGAACTACATGAATCACAGGTACCGAAGGAACGTAGCCGTTCAAGTTCTACCAGTTCAAGTGAATATTCTGCATCTAATTCTCTATCAAAAGTTAATTCTAGGGGTTCTCTCACGGATATTCCTATATTTGCCGATGGTAGACAGCCAAGCAGTGAGTCTGATGACGAGATTGATTTAACAACCGAGGACAATGATGgttcaaaaatatcttcCATGATCAGATCAAAGTGGGAAcacgaaaaaaatgactaATGATTTATATGTGTGTAAATGATTTTATGTAATTACTATTctgaacaaaaaagaaagacatttgatttcaatctTCACCAATGGGTATTTCATCCTTCAAAACCTTGTTTAGTTTTATTCTTAACTCAGTATGCGCATCACCCTTTAACACGTCTGATATGAACCATACATCACACTCTAGTTGAACCATTTGCAATGCACCCTTCAATACTCCACATAAAATATTAGAGTACCACAATTGTTTCATTGCATCCATAGGTAATTCAACAAAATCGCTCAGTGgattttcatcaatgatGAGAGAAAATGCATCTTTTTCAGGTGAAAAATTAGTTACTTGTGGTGTCATAttaagaaaaattttgaatgcaCATTTACTTATGGCTTCACTCGTTTTCACCATATTTTCACAACGAGGCAATGCTGTTTTTGCTAAGAAATCTTCAATTAATCTTACTCCTATATTATAACCCATACTAAATAACTGTTTGTTAACTTTTTGGAAATCTCGTTGATAGTCTATGCAAAGTTGTGATACAATGGAACCGTATGTTAAAGTAAAGAGTTCTGCGTTAACCTTCTCTGTTCTATTTTTCCACACGTCCTCTCCCATAATCTTGAGAGACCTCAGCTGTGCTGATCCTGATGATTTACTAGACATTGAGGAAAATATACCTTACTGGGAACAACCTTAATCTGTTGTGGTTACCTTTATTTGAGACGTCGAAGCTATCGATATCAATGACTTTAGCATCAAAAGATAAATCAATACTACCTTTCTGCAAAGATAATGTAAGCAAAGTCACGTGATGCATAGAAcaaacaaattttccaaattttaaAATTCCTACCCTACATAAAGATAATATATCTATTCGCTGGTAAGACGACGAGACGTGGCTATTCCTTGTCCAGCAAATTGTCGAGGATGTCTTGGAATTTACCATGTGAAGCTTTGTTAGCCTTTTTCAGGATTGTCTCGGCGACGCTGTAGGCGTGTTCTTGATCCTTTGATTGATAATCGTACAAATTACCCAGACTGATGTAGGCTTCTGCTACTTCAACCCATGTTTCCGGTTCGTCTGATATTTTCCCCTTTTCTAAATATTTCAGGGCCTCTTTTGTATATTTTAAAGCATTTCGTTGAGCATTGATGCAGTCTTTACTGGCTGATTGCTTCTTTGgatcttcctcttcatcaccaTATTGCAAACGCATGAATTCACTGGACGGTTCTTCAGCAAATTTTAAATATAGGTGCCCGATGGATCTGGCAGTGTCGTGGTACAACTTGGAGTCCTTTTCTTTAATATGTTGTAATAATTGGATCATCTGTTCTCTTAGCCATTTGTAATTCTCCGGAACGgatttttgcaatttaAACAAGGGGTGAGATGGAGataattcaattttttccaactCCTCTTCGTCGTCACTGTCCAAACCTTCATCGATATCATCCTCGTGGCCGAAGTTTTCTACAATATCCAATAAATCATCTAGCATTTGCAACACCTCAGACGATAATTGcaaatcatcatcgtaaATATTGAAGTTCTTCTTTGCAATTTCCAATTGGTCATCAAGATCTACGTCAAACCTCTTGCCAGTACTCTTCACATTCAATTGAGATATGTATTCCAAGGGTATCCTCTGGATAATAATCTTTGCCTTGACGAGATTCAATAATGCCGAATCTGGGAAACTGCTCTGCCCCAGTTCACATCTCTCCAGAGCATTATCGAAAAATCCTtttaccaatttttcatccttcGAGTCGCCATCCTCACCGGCTTTGAAAATAGTTAATTCAGACAACGCTAGGGCGTAAATCGAGTGAAACTCACCGCTCAATGATGCCTTTACGGCCGCATCCTCACTCGACTGGCGCAACAATCTGTCACATTCGTGGACGATACCATTCAAGACCATCTCACTCTCCCTATCAGAGGCAAAATACGTCTTCCACAGGCCCTTCAGCTGAGAAAACTCATTATCCAAGTCGGCATTTTCGTCCATTTCAACACTCAGTTGATCCGCACCCGGTGTTGCATCCCTGGAGTCCGTTGCCTGCTTTTCCTCCaactttctcttcttctccttGCTCTTCTGACCCAATCCCAAAGCTCTCTTTGCCATTATTTCCTCtactttctctttcagcGTTTGCTCAAGCTACGTACGCCAGGAAACACTCTTCCACAGACAGCCTGCCTCCTTTCCTGGCTACTATTTATACATGTGCGGGCTCCTCTCTATATATCTGCAGAATACATAAACATCTCATATTGTTCAAAGACGTAAACGATAAAATAGAATGATAATTCAAGACATTGGCcaggaaaaagaaacaacGTTCCtcactgaaaagaaaaatcgGCTGCACATTCGTCAAGTATCAACCATTTTATTACGAAAAAACATTCATTTGTATTCTCTACTTTCAATCGCATCACATAACAACACAGCGTGCGCATCACATCACATCATAGCACGTCCAGTCTGCAGCACGATTGCCTGATTTGTGTAGTTTTTTCAGTGGgaaaaatgaataaaaaataaatatgtTATCATGCCTTTCCAGCGAAGCAGCAAAAACCCAAAATTgagttgatgaaaataatgacATGTCCGGCGCGGTTTTTATGTCCCCTACACAACCGGACACTCACAATGCCGTTACCGCGAACACATGACTGCCCGTACACAGCGATAGACAATTgccattttcattttttctagATGCAAACGCACGTGAcatactttttcttttctgaagagtggaaagaagaatggTATACGAATCAGCGATGAGAAAGCCACAGTGAAGTGAAATATTCCAATAGCTTGAGGGATGACAGCTGGAAGAAGATCGTGTTGAGCTCTTCGACTTGGACCACATACATATATAGTTGCGCGTACATAGACTGATTGCTAGGTGGAAGCAGGATTGAGTGATACTGagctttttcttcttggtAGTAAATCACAAATATACATTATGTCCGTGTCACCAATGATAGTGGCCGCTGATTGCACCGGGCAAGTTACGTTGGTGGTAGGCACAAACGCAATTGGCGTTACTCGTGGAAGAATCAATGGTATCTTGAAAGCGGGAGCATCTGCGGTGGTCGTCAATCCGAGTGATGGACATGTGAAAGGGCTTCTGGGTCAATTTGGCAAGCATGAGTTGTTCCAGCTCGTCAACAGAAAATTCGAATTGTCTGACCTGACCAGACTGGGGCGTCCAGTGGTGGCTAAAGTAGTCGACAGGGTTTTTGTTAACTTGGCAATGGACCAATGGCCCTTGGCCAAGGATATATACGATCAATGTGTCAAGTTGAGAATTCCTGTCAATACACTGCAAAGACCAGAGTACTCAACTTTCCATTTGCTTTCTACGTATACGGATCCAAAGGGGAGCGGGCTGCAGATAGCTGTGACTACCAACGGCCAAGGTTGTCTTCTGGCCAACCGGATCAAGAGGGAAATTGTGTCTTCCCTGCCTGGTAATATTTCAGAAGTGGTGTCAAATATGGGTAGTTTGCGTAACCACATCATCAACGAAGACCAGAAATTGCTTCTACAACAGCACTATCAAAGCACCAGTGAGCTGGCTGTGGCCGAAAATGGGTGGTATGGACTGGCTGATGACGGTTGGGAAAGCCATAAACTTAACACATTGGTCCATGAGTTTGATATGACAGAAAGAGAGCAAAAGCTCAAGAGAACAAGGTGGCTTTCACAAGTTATGGAGTATTACCCATTGAGTAAACTAGCTGATCTTTCTTTGGAGGAGCTGGAGAATAAAGATATCGCTGtcttgaaaaacaaagcgACAGGCAAGGCAGAAGGCCAGCAAAAAGGTCAGGCAACTGACATAGGCATGAGAAGCAATGATAGAGACCAGAAGTCTGTCTCTTTGTTAGAAACACAATCCGCagaaaacatcaaaaattcgcaacaagaaaaaggcTCTATATCCCTGGTTGGCAGCGGTCCGGGGTCAATTTCTATGCTTACTCTTGGTGCACTTCAAGAGATCAAACGTGCTGATTTAATTCTGGCGGATAAATTGGTTCCGCAAGCCGTTCTTGATTTGATTCCCAGTACAACAGAGACTTTCATCGCACGCAAATTTCCAGGGAACGCTGAAAGAGCGCAGGAAGAACTATTGGAGAAGGGTCTTGCAGGTCTTGAAAATGGATTAAAAGTTGTACGATTGAAGCAAGGTGATCCGTTTATCTTTGGTCGCGGTGGTGAAGAATACTCGTTTTTCACCCAACACGGCTACCAACCTATAGTGCTACCAGGATTAAGTTCCTCCTTGGCATCTACGGTGGTATCAAACATACCCGCAACGCAAAGAGATGTCGCAGATCAAGTACTAATCTGCACTGGTACTGGTAGGAAAGGTGCTTTGCCGGTTATCCCGGAATATGTTCCCACAAGAACAACAATTTTCTTGATGGCTTTACATAGGGCTGTTGTACTTATAGAGGCATTGGACCAACACAACTGGGACTTAAACACTCCAGCTGCAATAATTGAGAGGGCTTCCTGTAAAGATCAAAGAGTAACAAGAACACTACTGAAATATGTTCCCGAGGTTGTAGAAGAGATTGGTTCAAGACCCCCAGGACTATTAGTTGTCGGAAAGGCTGTTACTGcattattatcaaaaaacgCATCTTCATTCGACGACTCGAACAAATATTCTGTCGAAGAAGGCTATCAAACCTTCAGCATTGACTCCAGTTTGATCGTGtaatatatttattttcCATTTTAGTCATACAAGTAATATTTAGTAACGCTGTTTTGGTGCATCACTTCTCTTGCTCTAACGGGAAATTAGTCCAAGTGTATTTAGGATTTCACTGGCTTTTTCAGCCGAGCtggaaaatatttctttatCTGATTGCAAGATCTCTTTAGGTATGTTATCCTTTCctgctgctgcttctgGTTTACTGTACACAGTTTCCTCCGGGACACCTTGATGCTAACTTCTAGACTCACGTACAACAGTTATACCGGTTACCCTTAAAGAAGTGGCAATGCGGTCATATAAAGTGGTAATCCGGCTTGTGCCCTTAAAAGATGAACGCTTAAATATAAACTTGCTCGAAGTATGTACTTTAAGATGAGGTGGCGTTGTTGAAGAACAGTTGCCGTGTTGTGGGCTAAGTTGGAGAAATAATACAATGTTTGACATTTCTGTTTAGCCGCTCAGATAAGAATTGCGCAAATATAGCGACATACCTCTTGGATCCCATATAAAAGGTGCAGATAATAGTACGCATGCCATTACCAAACCTCTTAGAAGTGATTAGGTAGACTTGCAAAAATGGTGAAACTAAGAAGACCACGATGTGAAAAAGTAGTGAAGAAGCTACAATGGAATAGAGTTTAATGCCATTGCTGTGGATGTACCATCAGCTGGCCAAGCGGTGAAGGTGCGGTTCTTAAACTCTGAATTCTACAAAAAACATTTGAAACAGCCTGGATTGATGGCACTCACAAATTTCGATATGTATAGTGCTGGTCTGTTTTTCACACTTTTTGATTGTCATCTTCAAGTACCTGTTTAACAAGGCACTGTCAGCTGATCTACAAAAGCTGAAATTTACGGTACTCGTGCACATTGGTTTTAAAAATTACGCACAATCGAAAACACAGTTCTTGACGAGTATTGAAGGCTTTATTTAATGATCAGTGatgcttttcaaaaggttttTACAGCACAGTGCCAAAAAGATTGGATTTGCCTTCGATATTGATGGTGTTTTATTGAGAAGTAAAAATCCAATCGCTGGTGCCGGCGAGGCACTAAGAACActgaacaaaaataaaatccCGTATATCCTGTTGACTAACGGTGGCGGACAATTAGAGGAGGAGCGTGCTGCTTTCATTTCCAAGGTATTGGAAGTGCCAATTTCTCCATTGCAAGTCGTACTAAGTCATTCTCCTTATAAGGCGCTGGTCGGTAAATATGATAGAATTCTTGCCGTGGGAACTCCTTCGGTAAGACGAGTAGCCAAACACTATGGTTTTAAGGACGTTGTCCATTTGTCAGACATAGTGAGGTACAACAGAGATATTACACCTTTCAGTGGGTTAAGCGATAAGCAGTTACTTGAATATTCCGAGGATATTCCCGACATTgacagaaaaagatttgatgCAGTCTTAGTATTCAATGACCCTCATGATTGGGCTGCTGACATCCAAATCATTTCAGATGCCCTCAATAGCGAAGATGGAATGCTCAACACTCTAAGGAAAGAAACCTCATGTAAGCCTTCGATACCAATTTATTTCTCTAACAGAGATTTTCTGTGGGCCAATAATTACTCTCTAAATAGATTTGGTCAGGGTGCATTCCGTTCACTAGTAAGACAATTGTACTGTGAGATGAATAACAAACTGCCTCTAGAAGATTTCACCATTGGTAAACCAACGAAGTTGACGTATGATTTTGCCCATCACATTCTGATAGATTGGAACCAGAAGCTGGTCACCGGGAATATTGAGGGTGAAAAGCAAGATTTACCAACTTTAGGTGTAGAACCCGAACAGTCACCATTCGATGAAGTGTTCATGGTCGGCGATAATCCAGCAAGTGACATTATCGGAGCTCAGGAATACGGTTGGAAGAGTTGTCTCGTTAGAACAGGTGTTTATAAAGACGACACTTCAAGGTTGGGTAGCGTGAAGCCAACAATGATTGTCGATAACGTATACGAAGCTGTAAAGTCTGTGTTGGAGAGTAACAGAGTAACAGAGTAACCTCGAATACCGCTCGTCATCACTGCACCGAATCCTCCCGCCTCCCGCCTCCCGCCTCCCTGCTCGGTCTGCCGAACCCACTTGACTAATGTATATTCAAAGCAAAAGCAGCTGCTGCACAATTATGATTCATAAGGCAACCATTGATATAAGTGTCataaagattttttatcgATATCGATATCGATTTGATCATTGATGTGATTATTGATGTGATCATACTtattattaaaaaaatgattatAGAATATCCAACCTGTATGTGTAACTTAAATAGACAAAAATTCTTGTTCCGTATCTATCAAAAGCACATTCTGAAattaaatttgaatctttgGAACCCTTGTTTGTTCCGCCGCCAATTTATCAGCATTTCTTTTATGCATGTCCTCCTTGCAGGATGTTAGCCCTTCACAAGCATGATTTTCCATCAGTCTATGCTTTGAACAGTAATGACCTTTGCAAAAGTTGCAGTCACCTATAAACTTTGAAGCTGGATTATTacactttgaaaaatagcatgtatttttcttcttcttggaaGATTTCTTAGTAACTCGGCTACTATTTGCCGTTCCCTCCTTAGGGCTATTACCGCCACCGCGGCTACTGTCACAACCATAATCACCATTTGATCCCAAGTGTTCCTCTTTATTCACAAAACTTCCCTCATCGTGGTTCGCTACTGAAGATCTCTCTAAAACTCCCTCTCCTTCTTTCATATCGCCACCTATTCTAAACTCATCAATGTTTGTGTCTGTCATATCGTCTTATCAAgcctttttttcctttccGTTGGTAGTAATGATGATGTCCTCCCAATAAAACTTCAATAGTTTCTCAGTGCAATGGAAAAACCACCTACTTGTTTAACTTTTAATATCAAAGAAACGTTATATATTTCTTTATCAATAGAATTACAAATCTTTTATATACTCTAAAGTCCTGATAGGGAAACGCTCCGCCCCGGAAGGGGCGACATGACAGTTAACCGAAAGGAAATGGGGCGGTTATGGTGGATTCGCACCGAATATTCGAACATATTACAACTGTATTATCTGGAATAGCattactcttttcattgTCGTCACAAAGAAAGCAGGTGATGATACTCCGGAGAATGGTGTTTAATGCATCGAGCGGGAGATCGACAAGCCTGTCTACGTGTGATAATACCTTCGGAAAGAGGGGCACCATGCTCTTACCCAGGGAAATAGGTCTTTCGGATAAGAGACTATTTGCTGTGAGAATAGTGGCCTTGAGTTCATGAAACGATATCCAATGAGCTA containing:
- the TMC1 gene encoding Tmc1p (similar to Saccharomyces cerevisiae YOR052C; ancestral locus Anc_5.653); this translates as MTDTNIDEFRIGGDMKEGEGVLERSSVANHDEGSFVNKEEHLGSNGDYGCDSSRGGGNSPKEGTANSSRVTKKSSKKKKNTCYFSKCNNPASKFIGDCNFCKGHYCSKHRLMENHACEGLTSCKEDMHKRNADKLAAEQTRVPKIQI